Proteins co-encoded in one Neodiprion lecontei isolate iyNeoLeco1 chromosome 3, iyNeoLeco1.1, whole genome shotgun sequence genomic window:
- the LOC107220480 gene encoding jerky protein homolog-like, with amino-acid sequence MSSSSHSSSSQRKHNVLIEEKKLDILSKLDKGETGASSARSYNVGKATITDIKKNREGLTLFAAKMDSGDGVKKRKTMKSATNENLDDAVSKWFIHKRSTGQPISGPLIHGEALSADSSAAENFKASFQMILDEGFSREDVYNADETGINWISLPRKSLASREETAARGFKVSKDRVTAITFANAVGTHKLPLLIIGKSTKPRCFKNIVTLPVTYKVQKSAWMDAKLFCDWYMNDFIKGVRKWRRANDKTGRVLLLLDNAPYHPSAEVLNALDSDFVVNFFPPNITSLIQPTDQGVIEKSKRLYRKQILRRLLQEDDITEECVISFSKSLNLKHACYMLADSWESLTEDNLKWLKDDVNDPGYQILEDDEIVSSLTNTNEEDDNDHSSSGEPAGTSTKIAHAESFSAFETDLEWYEKQEECCPMQLLLLKRLRDLAAKKRVVSIQQPKIHQFMIKKA; translated from the exons ATGAGTTCGTCGTCCCATTCTTCCTCGTCTCAGCGGAAACACAATGTTCTcatagaggaaaaaaaattggatattTTATCGAAGCTCGATAAGGGTGAGACCGGTGCATCGTCAGCTCGCTCGTATAATGTTGGCAAAGCAACGATCACTGACAttaagaaaaatcgtgaagGACTCACGTTGTTTGCTGCGAAGATGGATAGTGGAGATGGggtaaagaaaagaaaaactatgAAAAGTGCGACGAATGAAAATCTCGATGATGCCGTTTCAAAGTGGTTCATACATAAACGAAGCACGGGACAACCAATATCGGGTCCACTG ATCCACGGTGAAGCACTATCAGCAGATTCCAGTGCTGCCGAGAATTTCAAAGCATCATTTCAGATGATTTTGGACGAAGGATTCTCGAGAGAAGACGTTTATAATGCAGACGAAACGGGCATTAACTGGATATCTCTACCACGAAAATCGCTTGCATCTCGAGAAGAAACGGCAGCGCGAGGTTTTAAAGTATCGAAAGACCGGGTGACAGCGATAACTTTTGCTAATGCTGTAGGGACTCACAAATTACCGTTGTTAATAATCGGGAAATCTACGAAGCCGCGCTGTTTCAAGAACATTGTGACGTTACCGGTCACCTACAAAGTCCAGAAAAGTGCTTGGATGGACGCTAAGTTATTCTGCGATTGGTACATGAACGATTTTATAAAAGGCGTGAGAAAATGGCGTCGAGCGAACGATAAGACTGGAAGAGTGTTACTGCTGTTAGATAACGCACCGTACCACCCATCCGCTGAGGTATTGAACGCCCTTGACTCGGACTTCGTAGTCAATTTTTTCCCGCCAAATATAACATCATTGATCCAACCGACGGATCAGGGCGTTATCGAAAAATCAAAGCGGTTGTACCGCAAACAAATTCTCAGGCGACTGTTGCAGGAAGATGATATTACCGAAGAATGCGTGATTTCATTTTCGAAGTCATTGAATTTGAAGCATGCCTGCTACATGCTAGCAGACAGTTGGGAATCGCTAACGGAGGATAATTTGA AGTGGTTGAAGGACGACGTAAACGATCCTGGATATCAGATCCTAGAGGATGATGAAATCGTATCTTCATTGACAAATACGAACGAAGAGGATGATAACGACCACAGCAGTAGCGGCGAACCTGCAGGTACGAGCACGAAAATTGCGCATGCCGAGTCGTTTTCGGCCTTCGAGACGGATCTCGAGTGGTACGAAAAACAGGAAGAGTGCTGCCCTATGCAGCTTCTTTTGCTCAAGCGACTGCGGGATTTGGCCGCAAAAAAACGCGTAGTTTCCATACAGCAGCCAAAGATTCACCaatttatgataaaaaaagcCTGA